The Rhinopithecus roxellana isolate Shanxi Qingling chromosome 13, ASM756505v1, whole genome shotgun sequence genome contains a region encoding:
- the LRRN4 gene encoding leucine-rich repeat neuronal protein 4, with protein MCIQRSHTPKRPLPDAMRQTLLLLLLLTVLRPSWADLLQKVPLFRVTQQGPWGSSGSNATDSPCEGLPAAGATALTLANRNLERLPGCLPRTLRSLNASHNLLRALTASELGHLEQLQVLTLSHNRIAELRWGPGGPAGLHTLDLNYNQLAAVPPCAGSALSSLRALALAGNPLQALQPRAFACFPALQLLNLSCTALGRDAQGGIAEAAFVGEDGAPLATLEVLDLSGTFLERVESGWIRDLPKLTSLYLRKMPWLTTLEGDIFKMTPNLQQLDCQDSPALASVATHIFQDTPHLQVLLFQNCNLSSFPPWTLDSSQVLSINLFGNPLTCSCDLSWLLMDAKRTVLSRAADTVCAPAAGSSGPFSASLSLSQLPGVCQSHQSTTLRASHPPGFNHSTYAQGPTVAPSATPATQPEGDQQSVSKAPTVGSRTIAAWPHSDAQEGTASSTTNSVAGHSNSSVFPRAASTTASQHREEHAPGLVVEPSISAASTPLVSKLLGPFPTSWNRISSPQPSQRTYTTPQAPNPSPSEGGIPVLLLDDYSDEEEGRKEEVGMPHQDVPCDYHPCKHLQTPCAELQRRSRCRCPGLSGEDTIPDPPRLQGVTETTDTSALVHWCAPNSVVHGYQIRYSAEGWAGNQSVVGVIYSTARQHPLYGLSPGTTYRVCVLAANRAGLSQPRSSGWRSPCAAFTTKPSFALLLSGLCAASGLLFASTLVLSACLCRRGQTLRLQRCDTHLVACKNPAFDYPLELQTVS; from the exons ATGTGCATCCAGAGGAGCCACACTCCAAAAAGACCACTTCCAG ACGCCATGCggcaaaccctgctgctgctgctgctgctgacggTGCTGCGCCCCAGCTGGGCAGATCTTCTCCAGAAGGTCCCGCTCTTCCGGGTCACTCAGCAGGGTCCCTGGGGGAGCAGTGGCAGCAACGCCACCGACTCGCCCTGCGAGGGGCTGCCCGCCGCGGGTGCGACGGCCTTGACCCTGGCGAACCGCAACCTGGAGCGCCTGCCCGGCTGCCTACCGCGCACACTGCGCAGCCTCAACGCCAGCCACAACCTACTGCGCGCACTGACCGCATCCGAACTCGGCCACCTGGAGCAGCTGCAGGTGCTGACCCTGAGCCACAACCGCATCGCCGAGCTGCGCTGGGGCCCGGGCGGGCCGGCGGGGCTGCACACCCTGGACCTCAACTACAACCAGCTGGCCGCTGTGCCGCCGTGTGCCGGTTCCGCACTGAGCAGCCTCCGCGCCCTGGCGCTCGCCGGGAATCCGCTGCAGGCGCTACAGCCCCGGGCCTTCGCCTGCTTCCCCGCGCTGCAGCTCCTCAACCTCTCCTGCACCGCGCTAGGTCGCGACGCACAGGGGGGCATCGCCGAGGCGGCGTTCGTTGGAGAGGATGGCGCGCCCCTGGCCACGCTCGAAGTCCTAGATCTCAGCGGCACGTTCCTCGAGCGGG TTGAGTCAGGGTGGATCAGAGACCTGCCCAAGCTCACATCCCTCTACCTGAGGAAGATGCCTTGGCTGACGACCCTGGAGGGGGACATTTTCAAGATGACTCCCAACCTGCAGCAGCTGGACTGTCAGGACTCCCCAGCACTTGCTTCTGTCGCCACGCACATCTTTCAAGACACTCCACATCTACAGGTCCTTCTGTTCCAGAA CTGCAACTTGAGTTCCTTCCCTCCTTGGACCCTGGATTCCTCCCAGGTCCTATCGATCAACCTCTTTGGCAACCCCCTCACTTGTAGCTGTGACTTGTCTTGGCTCCTCATGGATGCAAAGAGAACTGTCCTAAGCAG GGCAGCAGACACTGTGTGCGCACCAGCTGCGGGATCCAGCggccccttctcagcctccctgtCACTCTCCCAGCTGCCTGGAGTGTGCCAGTCCCACCAAAGCACTACTCTCCGAGCTTCACACCCACCCGGCTTCAACCACTCCACCTACGCCCAGGGTCCCACCGTGGCGCCCAGTGCAACCCCTGCCACCCAGCCTGAGGGAGACCAGCAGAGTGTCTCCAAGGCCCCTACCGTGGGCTCCCGCACGATAGCTGCATGGCCGCACAGCGATGCACAGGAGGGGACTGCCTCTTCCACGACCAACTCTGTAGCAGGTCACAGCAACTCCAGCGTTTTCCCCAGGGCTGCCAGCACCACCGCGTCCCAGCACAGAGAAGAACATGCCCCCGGGCTTGTCGTTGAGCCTAGTATCTCAGCTGCCTCCACCCCACTGGTGAGCAAGCTCCTGGGCCCCTTCCCTACCTCGTGGAACCGCATAAGCTCGCCTCAGCCCAGCCAGAGGACATACACCACACCCCAAGCCCCCAACCCGAGTCCTTCTGAGGGCGGGATTCCAGTCTTGCTGCTGGACGACTACAGTGacgaggaggaggggaggaaagaggaggtgGGAATGCCTCACCAGGACGTCCCCTGTGATTACCATCCCTGCAAGCACCTACAGACCCCGTGCGCTGAGCTGCAGAGGCGGTCGCGGTGCCGTTGCCCCGGCCTCAGCGGGGAAGACACCATCCCAGACCCGCCCAGGCTGCAGGGGGTGACGGAGACCACGGACACGTCGGCGCTGGTCCACTGGTGTGCCCCCAACTCGGTAGTGCACGGGTACCAGATCCGCTACTCTGCTGAGGGCTGGGCGGGGAACCAGTCGGTGGTGGGCGTCATCTACAGCACGGCCCGGCAGCACCCTCTGTACGGGCTGTCGCCGGGCACCACCTACCGCGTGTGCGTGCTGGCGGCCAACAGGGCAGGTCTGAGCCAGCCGCGGTCCTCGGGCTGGAGGAGCCCGTGCGCCGCCttcaccaccaagcccagcttcgCGCTCCTGCTCTCCGGGCTGTGCGCAGCCAGCGGCCTGCTGTTCGCCAGCACCTTGGTGCTGTCTGCGTGTCTCTGCAGGCGGGGCCAGACACTACGCCTGCAGCGCTGCGACACGCACCTTGTGGCCTGCAAAAACCCGGCCTTTGATTACCCGCTGGAGCTCCAGACCGTCAGTTAG